One window from the genome of Amycolatopsis sp. NBC_01480 encodes:
- a CDS encoding pyridoxal phosphate-dependent aminotransferase — MREPALVPRLRPFTATIFAEMTALAVKHNAVNLGQGFPDTDGPAGMLEAAKNALFGGSNQYPPGPGRPELRAAIARHRLRYGTEYDPDTEILVTAGATEAITAALIALTERGDEVIVVEPYYDSYAAAVAMAGAERRVIGLVENPDGRLELDLGALRAAITPRTRAVLLNSPHNPTGTVFTRGQLEAVAALCVEHDLIAITDEVYEHLVFDRAEHIPLATLPGMRERTVSISSAGKTFNCTGWKIGWVCSTPELVAAVKAAKQFITFVSGGPLQPAVAYALDNELEWVEGLRTSLQDKRDRLSAGLADAGFEVRPSEGTYFVCVDVRPLGFTDAAELAWELPERVGVAAVPVKVFTDHPEEWKHLLRFAFCKRNEVIDDAVQRLRSLV; from the coding sequence GTGCGCGAACCAGCTCTTGTCCCCCGCCTCCGCCCGTTCACCGCGACGATCTTCGCGGAGATGACGGCACTCGCCGTGAAGCACAACGCCGTGAACCTCGGCCAGGGCTTTCCCGACACCGACGGGCCCGCCGGGATGCTCGAAGCCGCGAAGAACGCGCTGTTCGGCGGCTCCAACCAGTACCCGCCCGGCCCCGGACGGCCCGAGCTGCGCGCGGCGATCGCCCGGCACCGGCTGCGGTACGGCACCGAGTACGACCCGGACACGGAGATCCTGGTCACCGCGGGCGCCACCGAGGCCATCACCGCCGCGCTCATCGCGCTGACCGAGCGCGGCGACGAGGTCATCGTCGTGGAGCCGTACTACGACTCGTACGCCGCGGCGGTCGCCATGGCCGGGGCCGAGCGGCGGGTGATCGGCCTCGTCGAGAATCCCGACGGGCGCCTGGAGCTGGACCTCGGCGCCCTGCGCGCCGCGATCACCCCGCGGACGCGCGCGGTGCTGCTGAACTCGCCGCACAACCCGACCGGGACGGTGTTCACGCGCGGGCAGCTGGAGGCCGTCGCCGCGTTGTGCGTGGAGCACGACCTGATCGCGATCACCGACGAGGTCTACGAGCACCTCGTCTTCGACCGCGCCGAGCACATCCCGCTGGCGACGCTGCCGGGCATGCGCGAGCGGACGGTGTCGATCTCGAGCGCCGGCAAGACGTTCAACTGCACCGGCTGGAAGATCGGCTGGGTCTGCTCGACGCCGGAGCTGGTCGCGGCCGTGAAGGCGGCGAAGCAGTTCATCACGTTCGTCTCGGGCGGGCCGCTGCAACCGGCGGTCGCGTACGCGCTGGACAACGAGCTGGAGTGGGTCGAAGGCCTGCGCACGAGCTTGCAGGACAAGCGCGACCGGCTCTCCGCGGGCCTCGCGGACGCCGGTTTCGAGGTGCGCCCGAGCGAGGGCACGTACTTCGTCTGCGTCGACGTCCGGCCGCTCGGCTTCACCGACGCCGCCGAGCTGGCGTGGGAGCTGCCGGAGCGTGTGGGTGTCGCGGCCGTCCCCGTAAAGGTGTTCACCGATCACCCGGAAGAGTGGAAACACCTGCTGCGCTTCGCGTTCTGCAAGCGCAACGAGGTCATCGACGACGCCGTCCAGCGATTGCGGTCACTCGTCTGA
- a CDS encoding DUF445 domain-containing protein, whose product MEQLTPANLTPADPPGGAAGEAEKQRGLRKMKLVALAFLLGATVIFLLTAWAESSGWPGWVGYVRAAAEAGMVGALADWFAVTALFRHPLGLRIPHTAIIPNKKDQLGNSLGEFVGSNFLSEGVIRDKLRRVEIARRLGGWLRQPANAERVTSELATVVRGAITVLRDEDVQAIMEQAVVKRIVDRPWGPPLGKILAGVFEDGAHHKLVDLMCDRGYEWVRDNHNTMLRVVSDRAPSWSPKFVDEMLADKVYGEVLAFTWAVKTDVNHPMRLALDKFLGEFAQDLQHDPQTMERAEQVKGQIVSHAEVQKLIGSAWATAKEMLLNAAEDPSSELRRRVRASLEALGERLITEDTLAGKVDGWVESAAVYLVSNYSKEITTIITDTVERWDAEETSRKIELQVGRDLQFIRINGTVVGALAGLVIYTVAQLLF is encoded by the coding sequence GTGGAGCAACTCACGCCAGCCAACCTCACCCCGGCAGACCCGCCCGGCGGCGCCGCCGGGGAAGCGGAAAAACAACGCGGCTTGCGCAAGATGAAGCTGGTCGCGCTTGCTTTCCTGCTCGGCGCGACGGTCATCTTCCTGCTCACGGCCTGGGCGGAATCCTCGGGCTGGCCCGGCTGGGTCGGCTACGTCCGCGCGGCCGCCGAAGCGGGCATGGTCGGCGCGCTCGCCGACTGGTTCGCCGTCACGGCGCTGTTCCGGCATCCGCTGGGCCTGCGGATCCCGCACACGGCGATCATCCCGAACAAGAAGGACCAGCTGGGCAACAGCCTCGGCGAGTTCGTCGGGTCCAACTTCCTGTCCGAGGGCGTCATCCGCGACAAGCTGCGGCGCGTCGAAATCGCTCGGCGCCTCGGCGGCTGGCTCCGGCAGCCGGCGAACGCGGAGCGCGTGACGTCCGAGCTGGCCACGGTCGTGCGCGGCGCCATCACGGTCCTGCGGGACGAGGACGTGCAGGCGATCATGGAGCAGGCCGTGGTCAAGCGCATCGTCGACCGGCCGTGGGGCCCGCCGCTGGGCAAGATCCTGGCCGGCGTCTTCGAGGACGGCGCGCACCACAAGCTCGTGGACCTCATGTGCGACCGCGGTTACGAATGGGTCCGCGACAACCACAACACGATGCTGCGCGTGGTCTCGGACCGCGCGCCGAGCTGGTCGCCGAAGTTCGTCGACGAGATGCTGGCGGACAAGGTGTACGGCGAGGTCCTGGCCTTCACCTGGGCGGTGAAGACGGACGTCAACCACCCGATGCGGCTCGCGCTGGACAAGTTCCTCGGCGAATTCGCGCAGGACCTGCAGCACGACCCGCAGACGATGGAGCGCGCCGAGCAGGTCAAGGGCCAGATCGTCAGCCACGCCGAGGTGCAGAAGCTGATCGGCTCGGCCTGGGCGACGGCGAAGGAGATGCTGCTCAACGCCGCGGAGGACCCGTCGAGCGAGCTGCGCCGCCGCGTCCGCGCGAGTCTGGAGGCCCTCGGCGAGCGCCTCATCACGGAGGACACCCTGGCGGGCAAGGTCGACGGCTGGGTCGAGAGCGCCGCGGTGTACCTGGTCTCCAACTACTCCAAGGAGATCACCACGATCATCACCGACACCGTGGAACGCTGGGACGCGGAGGAGACCTCGCGGAAGATCGAACTGCAGGTCGGCCGGGACCTCCAGTTCATCCGGATCAACGGCACTGTGGTGGGGGCGCTGGCCGGGCTGGTGATTTACACGGTGGCACAGCTGCTGTTCTGA
- a CDS encoding CGNR zinc finger domain-containing protein, which produces MHTDASLVVAFLNTVDVERNEDLLDDPELWHRWSAEHAGHAIAPDKPADARTTPATLRAAPADARAMRDPAPVTPARTVPADARATPEAARAVRDALRAAIGDPRLPPRPLDVPLHLALTADGPALLAPDVITAVLAAATRLAIRGDWVRLKICPADDCLWAFYDESRNRSRTWCSMRVCGNREKARSWRARTAGVHNSSPVDN; this is translated from the coding sequence GTGCACACCGACGCTTCCCTGGTGGTCGCCTTCCTCAACACCGTCGACGTCGAACGGAACGAGGACCTACTGGACGACCCGGAGCTCTGGCACCGCTGGTCCGCCGAGCACGCCGGGCACGCGATCGCCCCCGACAAGCCCGCCGACGCCCGCACCACGCCTGCCACCCTCCGCGCCGCACCTGCCGACGCCCGCGCCATGCGCGACCCCGCCCCCGTCACGCCTGCCCGCACCGTGCCCGCCGATGCCCGCGCCACGCCTGAGGCAGCCCGCGCCGTCCGTGACGCACTCCGTGCCGCGATCGGCGATCCTCGCCTGCCGCCCCGGCCACTGGACGTCCCGCTCCACCTCGCCCTGACCGCCGACGGCCCGGCACTGCTGGCCCCCGACGTCATCACCGCCGTACTGGCCGCCGCCACCCGCCTCGCCATCCGCGGCGACTGGGTCCGCCTCAAGATCTGCCCTGCGGACGACTGCCTCTGGGCCTTCTACGACGAGTCCCGCAACCGCTCCCGCACCTGGTGCTCCATGCGCGTCTGCGGCAACCGCGAAAAGGCCCGCTCCTGGCGGGCCCGCACGGCCGGTGTGCACAACTCAAGCCCTGTGGACAACTAG
- a CDS encoding VOC family protein has translation MGAIPTFGSVCLDCPDPAALAGFYRVLLDWDEPKIEDGWVTLVNPQGGPRIEFQRVDDYRAPEWPSPDKPQQAHLDLDVTDLEAAHERALGLGARLLDASPKTFRVYADPAGHPFCLCAC, from the coding sequence ATGGGTGCGATACCGACGTTCGGCAGCGTGTGCCTCGACTGTCCGGACCCGGCGGCGCTCGCCGGCTTCTACCGGGTGCTGCTTGATTGGGACGAACCCAAGATCGAGGACGGATGGGTCACGCTCGTCAATCCACAGGGTGGTCCGCGCATCGAATTCCAGCGGGTGGACGACTATCGGGCGCCCGAGTGGCCGTCGCCGGACAAGCCGCAGCAGGCGCACCTCGACCTCGACGTCACCGACCTCGAAGCGGCGCACGAGCGCGCGCTGGGCCTCGGCGCGCGGCTCCTCGACGCCTCGCCCAAGACCTTCCGGGTGTACGCCGATCCGGCGGGTCACCCGTTCTGCCTGTGCGCCTGCTGA
- a CDS encoding TFIIB-type zinc ribbon-containing protein, with protein MICPKCQNQMRTVDKNGIHIDQCDGCRGIFLDRGELEQIVGAESSYYGRQQQPPPYGAAGPHGRPDSPQPYRGGGYADSPRPHRGYSDSPRPYGGHGYSDSPRPYGGGNHGGRRKRSFLENLFD; from the coding sequence GTGATTTGTCCGAAGTGTCAGAATCAGATGCGGACCGTCGACAAGAACGGGATCCACATCGACCAGTGCGACGGCTGCCGCGGCATCTTCCTGGACCGCGGTGAGCTGGAGCAGATCGTCGGCGCCGAAAGCTCTTACTACGGACGGCAGCAGCAGCCACCGCCGTACGGAGCGGCCGGGCCCCACGGGCGGCCGGACTCGCCGCAGCCCTACCGCGGCGGCGGTTACGCCGATTCGCCACGGCCTCACCGCGGCTACTCGGATTCGCCCCGCCCCTACGGCGGCCACGGCTACTCCGACTCCCCGCGCCCGTACGGCGGCGGCAACCACGGCGGACGCCGCAAGCGCAGCTTCCTCGAGAACCTCTTCGACTGA
- a CDS encoding AAA family ATPase: MLDLRICPACGDRAEQPIADGETLVCGRCGHRWPFRRLPLFALTGPSGAGKSTVGPALAARMAGDVVVLEQDVLWTGALRDDVPGHPAFRAAWLRMAAMLHQNGRPVVLCGTVAPPELEPLPERVFFDDVHYLALVAEPETLRRRLRARPAWREWDEARIDEMLGFNDWIRGQVDHFDTTDVPLDSTVAYVEEWVRAGLKPPGATAGRPVRRARTPGAARPR; encoded by the coding sequence GTGCTTGATCTCAGGATCTGCCCAGCCTGTGGCGACCGTGCCGAACAGCCGATCGCCGACGGGGAAACGTTGGTGTGCGGGCGATGCGGGCATCGGTGGCCGTTCCGGCGGCTGCCGCTGTTCGCGCTCACCGGGCCCAGCGGGGCGGGCAAGTCGACCGTCGGGCCCGCGCTCGCGGCGAGGATGGCCGGTGACGTTGTGGTCCTGGAACAGGACGTGCTCTGGACCGGTGCCCTGCGCGACGACGTCCCCGGCCACCCTGCGTTCCGCGCGGCCTGGTTGCGGATGGCGGCCATGCTCCACCAGAACGGCCGCCCGGTCGTGTTGTGCGGGACCGTCGCGCCGCCCGAGCTGGAACCCTTACCGGAGCGGGTTTTCTTCGACGACGTGCACTACCTCGCGTTGGTCGCCGAGCCCGAGACGCTACGGCGTCGGCTGCGGGCCAGGCCCGCTTGGCGGGAGTGGGACGAGGCGCGGATCGACGAGATGCTCGGCTTCAACGACTGGATTCGCGGCCAAGTCGACCACTTCGACACCACCGACGTGCCGTTGGACAGCACCGTCGCGTACGTCGAGGAGTGGGTTCGCGCCGGGCTCAAGCCACCAGGGGCCACCGCAGGCCGTCCGGTTCGTCGAGCCAGAACTCCTGGTGCGGCCCGTCCACGGTGA
- a CDS encoding methyltransferase domain-containing protein, whose translation MGTQRLRRRLVKHLVEQDALHDDRWAEAFRSVPRHVFLPRFFLPSGEGWTAVDSGDPGWLEHVYSPEVLVTQLDDDPSRWAEARRGPVPGIPTSSSSMPAIMAIMLEELRVRDGQRVLEVGTGTGYNAGLLSHRCGSGQVSTVDIDADLVAAAREHLQACGYAPSCAVGDGALGFPAGVLFDRVLCTASVSVIPPAWLEQTVPGGLVVTTLNRPLGAGLVRLVAGEGAKGTGRVLARDGRFMPLRAHRRPEPAPLPIPDDSDWRPTRLPMSLLVKPKHQFEFFASLELPDVHPVREKPSSGTSVILTRADPGPVALTHPDGSWVRCRKAGGTFEVAQGGPRALWDLAERAYVLWESLGKPERDRFGLTVDGPHQEFWLDEPDGLRWPLVA comes from the coding sequence ATGGGCACGCAACGGCTGCGCCGCCGGCTGGTCAAGCACCTCGTCGAACAGGACGCGCTGCACGACGACCGCTGGGCCGAGGCCTTCCGCTCGGTGCCGCGGCACGTGTTCCTGCCGCGGTTCTTCCTGCCGTCCGGCGAGGGCTGGACCGCGGTGGACTCCGGCGACCCGGGCTGGCTGGAGCACGTCTACTCACCGGAAGTGCTGGTCACCCAGCTGGACGACGACCCGTCGCGCTGGGCCGAGGCCCGCCGCGGCCCCGTTCCCGGGATACCCACCAGCTCGTCGAGCATGCCCGCGATCATGGCGATCATGCTGGAGGAGCTGCGCGTGCGCGACGGGCAGCGGGTGCTGGAGGTCGGCACCGGCACCGGGTACAACGCGGGGCTGCTGAGCCACCGCTGCGGATCCGGCCAGGTGTCCACTGTGGACATCGATGCGGATCTGGTGGCCGCGGCGCGCGAGCACCTGCAAGCCTGCGGCTACGCCCCGTCCTGCGCGGTGGGCGACGGCGCGCTCGGCTTCCCGGCGGGCGTGCTGTTCGACCGGGTGCTGTGCACGGCTTCGGTCTCGGTGATCCCGCCGGCCTGGCTGGAGCAGACCGTGCCGGGCGGGCTCGTGGTGACGACGTTGAACCGGCCGCTGGGCGCGGGCCTGGTGCGCCTGGTCGCGGGCGAAGGCGCGAAGGGCACCGGCCGCGTCCTGGCCCGCGACGGCCGGTTCATGCCGCTGCGCGCCCACCGCCGCCCCGAACCCGCGCCCCTGCCGATCCCGGACGACTCGGACTGGCGCCCCACCCGGCTGCCGATGTCGTTGCTGGTGAAGCCGAAGCACCAGTTCGAGTTCTTCGCTTCGCTGGAACTGCCGGACGTCCACCCGGTCCGAGAGAAGCCGTCCAGCGGCACGTCGGTGATCCTCACCCGCGCCGATCCGGGCCCGGTGGCGCTGACCCATCCCGACGGCTCGTGGGTCCGCTGCCGCAAAGCGGGCGGGACGTTCGAGGTCGCCCAGGGCGGCCCGCGCGCGTTGTGGGACTTGGCCGAACGCGCGTACGTGCTGTGGGAGTCACTGGGCAAACCCGAGCGCGACCGCTTCGGGCTCACCGTGGACGGGCCGCACCAGGAGTTCTGGCTCGACGAACCGGACGGCCTGCGGTGGCCCCTGGTGGCTTGA
- a CDS encoding helix-turn-helix domain-containing protein, translated as MEKVADIASDIGEYIRQQRSSAKISLRQLSKLAGVSNPYLSQIERGVRKPSAEILQQIAKGLRISAEALYVQAGILDLPTGGPVGDSIRADTELTERQKQVLLDVYESFRRENAAARPAAEAPPTQTTEDITEESA; from the coding sequence ATGGAGAAGGTCGCGGACATCGCTTCCGACATCGGCGAGTACATCCGGCAGCAGCGCAGCAGCGCGAAGATCTCGTTGCGGCAGCTGTCGAAACTCGCCGGAGTGTCCAATCCGTACCTGAGCCAGATCGAGCGCGGGGTCCGCAAGCCCAGCGCGGAGATCCTGCAGCAGATCGCCAAGGGCCTGCGCATCTCGGCCGAGGCGCTCTACGTGCAGGCGGGAATCCTCGACCTGCCCACGGGCGGCCCGGTGGGCGACTCGATCCGAGCCGACACCGAGCTGACCGAGCGGCAGAAGCAGGTCCTGCTCGACGTCTACGAGTCCTTCCGACGCGAGAACGCCGCGGCCCGTCCAGCCGCGGAGGCACCCCCAACACAGACCACTGAAGACATCACTGAGGAGTCGGCATGA
- a CDS encoding DUF2516 family protein: MLVATWILGVIHWGSALVGLFAFVHALFQRSDAFSAADRRTKPIWSLITFGATLALALFWLQDAGFIFWVPAMAAVLVYLVDVRPRLNEVQRGKRNW, translated from the coding sequence GTGCTGGTTGCCACTTGGATCCTCGGGGTCATCCACTGGGGCAGCGCCTTGGTCGGGCTCTTCGCCTTCGTACACGCGCTGTTCCAGCGGTCGGACGCCTTCTCGGCCGCTGATCGCCGGACCAAGCCGATCTGGTCGCTGATCACCTTCGGCGCCACCCTCGCGCTGGCGCTGTTCTGGCTCCAGGACGCGGGGTTCATCTTCTGGGTGCCCGCGATGGCCGCGGTGCTGGTCTACCTGGTCGACGTGCGGCCGCGGCTGAACGAGGTCCAGCGCGGCAAGCGCAACTGGTAA
- a CDS encoding YbaK/EbsC family protein, with the protein MTTWSIAGTLTVVPAPTRTDLLAEPVAKALAALASPDAVGVTEIDPELADTAAFCEAYGSPLDASANCVVVAGKRAGEVRFAAAMVLATTRADVNGVIKRRLDVRKASFAPMDEAVSLTGMEYGGITPVGLPAEWPILIDAAVAAAPELVIGSGIRGSKLLISGAALASLPNAEVIEGLAR; encoded by the coding sequence GTGACCACCTGGAGCATTGCCGGGACCCTCACCGTCGTTCCCGCGCCCACCCGCACCGACCTGCTCGCCGAACCCGTCGCGAAGGCGCTGGCGGCGCTCGCTTCGCCGGATGCCGTCGGCGTCACGGAGATCGATCCCGAGCTGGCCGACACCGCCGCGTTCTGTGAGGCGTACGGCTCGCCGCTCGACGCGTCCGCGAACTGCGTGGTCGTCGCCGGCAAGCGCGCCGGCGAGGTCCGGTTCGCCGCAGCGATGGTGCTCGCCACCACCCGCGCCGACGTCAACGGGGTGATCAAGCGCCGCCTCGACGTGCGCAAGGCGTCGTTCGCGCCGATGGACGAGGCCGTTTCGCTCACCGGCATGGAGTACGGCGGCATCACGCCCGTCGGCCTGCCCGCGGAGTGGCCGATCCTGATCGACGCCGCGGTCGCCGCCGCGCCGGAACTGGTGATCGGCAGCGGGATCCGCGGCAGCAAGCTGCTGATCTCCGGTGCCGCGCTCGCGTCGCTGCCCAACGCGGAGGTCATCGAGGGCCTCGCCCGGTGA
- a CDS encoding ornithine cyclodeaminase family protein → MTSVWMRYLSGADIDSLGVTHADIVGAVEDVLVDHGHGDVVFEPRTHLVPDNGGKGHFNILRGHLSAKQVSGVKVVGDFVSNFERGLPSEMALILLLDPETGMPRAIVDGTMITEARTGAMTAVGAKYLARPGSKVLGHVGARGTAWWNVVLLDSIFDFDEIRVTSKRPESREDFGRRLSAELGKEVRVCADAASTLDGADVLVEASRLNEPEALVRKDFLRPGTFLVPYGTISALELTLLDAVDKLVVDNWRESQSGNPRFGALRPQLNAGLLTEDGVYAEIGDIVAGSKPGRENDDERILFWHRGLSTTDVAVANMILQRAEAADVGTMLPYR, encoded by the coding sequence GTGACGTCCGTCTGGATGCGGTACCTGAGCGGCGCGGACATCGACTCACTCGGCGTCACGCACGCGGACATCGTCGGCGCGGTCGAGGACGTGCTGGTCGACCACGGGCACGGCGACGTCGTGTTCGAGCCGCGCACGCACCTCGTGCCGGACAACGGCGGCAAGGGGCACTTCAACATCCTGCGCGGGCACCTGTCGGCGAAGCAGGTCAGCGGCGTGAAGGTGGTCGGCGACTTCGTCTCGAACTTCGAGCGCGGGCTGCCCAGCGAGATGGCGCTGATCCTGCTGCTCGACCCGGAGACGGGCATGCCGCGCGCGATCGTCGACGGCACCATGATCACCGAGGCCCGCACCGGCGCGATGACCGCCGTGGGCGCGAAATACCTGGCGCGGCCCGGTTCGAAGGTGCTCGGGCACGTCGGCGCGCGCGGCACGGCCTGGTGGAACGTGGTGCTGCTGGACTCGATCTTCGACTTCGACGAGATCCGCGTGACCAGCAAACGGCCCGAGTCGCGCGAGGACTTCGGGCGGCGGCTCTCGGCGGAGCTCGGCAAGGAGGTCCGCGTCTGCGCCGACGCCGCCTCGACCCTCGACGGCGCCGACGTGCTCGTGGAGGCCTCGCGGCTGAACGAGCCGGAAGCGTTGGTGCGCAAGGATTTCCTGCGTCCGGGCACGTTCCTCGTCCCGTACGGCACGATCAGCGCGCTGGAGCTGACGCTGCTCGACGCCGTGGACAAGCTCGTGGTCGACAACTGGCGCGAGTCGCAGTCCGGCAACCCCCGGTTCGGCGCGCTGCGGCCGCAGCTGAACGCGGGCCTGCTCACCGAGGACGGCGTGTACGCGGAGATCGGCGATATCGTGGCCGGCAGCAAACCCGGCCGGGAGAACGACGACGAGCGCATCCTGTTCTGGCACCGCGGACTGTCCACAACGGACGTCGCCGTGGCGAACATGATCCTGCAGCGGGCCGAAGCGGCGGACGTCGGCACGATGCTGCCGTACCGATGA
- a CDS encoding aromatic amino acid lyase, with translation MIAREPGDVVRAEVERIELDPALLASVRANRSAMLAALDSAEGPIYGVNTGMGRLAGVRLSAAQQAEHQRNLLVGRAVGGPPWLSPELTRALMIMRLRSFLRPEAAVSAELVSFLVDRLNDGFTPAVPRGGLGSSGEIIPLAHAFQTFIGLGSVLEDGAVVSAAEALRQRGVQPFELGPKEGASLIQGSPLAQAYAWQLSGSVHQLVDLQTLCAAIAVDVMGAPRAVYQYSIPNPHVTAVLADVTRLTWGAAARPGVVQAPVSVRVGPRVIGFLDQVSADLVATLRESWDTPGDSPSFVDGAFVPTTGYHAADLGLRMDAVKAAVVHVGEVAVQRLHRLLDPQFSGLPAQLAVDPGPQAGLTPLHKRAVGELHALRRLAAPATIGSLDTSAGQEDVQAFAWAAGAELETAIEHLFAITACELIAGAQARHLAEGDGAQGLAGAYRWIAATVPPVLVDRPLGPDVERLVAVCRETYLDDLSDLA, from the coding sequence ATGATCGCCCGCGAGCCGGGCGACGTGGTGCGCGCCGAGGTCGAGCGGATCGAGCTGGACCCGGCGCTGCTGGCGTCGGTGCGCGCGAACCGTTCGGCGATGCTGGCCGCGCTGGACTCCGCCGAGGGCCCGATCTACGGCGTCAACACCGGCATGGGGCGGCTCGCGGGCGTGCGGCTTTCCGCCGCGCAGCAGGCCGAACACCAGCGGAACCTGCTGGTGGGCCGGGCCGTCGGAGGCCCGCCGTGGCTCTCGCCGGAGCTGACGCGCGCGCTGATGATCATGCGGCTGCGGAGTTTCCTGCGGCCGGAGGCTGCGGTGAGCGCCGAACTGGTCTCGTTCCTCGTCGACCGGCTGAACGACGGGTTCACCCCCGCCGTGCCGCGCGGTGGGCTGGGCAGCTCCGGCGAGATCATCCCGCTGGCGCACGCGTTCCAGACCTTCATCGGCCTCGGTTCGGTGCTGGAGGACGGGGCCGTGGTGTCCGCGGCGGAAGCGTTGCGACAGCGCGGGGTGCAGCCGTTCGAACTGGGGCCGAAGGAGGGCGCGAGCCTGATCCAGGGCTCGCCGCTGGCGCAGGCGTACGCGTGGCAGCTGAGCGGGAGCGTGCACCAGCTCGTCGACCTGCAGACGCTGTGCGCCGCGATCGCGGTCGACGTCATGGGCGCGCCCCGCGCGGTGTACCAGTACTCGATCCCGAACCCGCACGTCACGGCGGTGCTCGCGGACGTGACCAGGCTGACCTGGGGTGCGGCCGCGCGGCCGGGTGTGGTGCAGGCGCCGGTGTCCGTGCGGGTCGGCCCGCGGGTGATCGGCTTCCTGGACCAGGTGTCCGCCGATCTCGTGGCCACGCTGCGCGAGTCCTGGGACACGCCGGGCGACTCACCGTCGTTTGTGGACGGTGCCTTCGTGCCGACCACCGGGTACCACGCGGCCGACCTCGGGCTGCGGATGGACGCGGTGAAGGCCGCGGTGGTGCACGTCGGCGAGGTCGCGGTGCAGCGGCTGCACCGGCTGCTGGACCCGCAGTTCAGCGGGCTGCCGGCGCAGCTGGCCGTGGACCCTGGGCCGCAGGCCGGGCTGACGCCGTTGCACAAACGCGCGGTGGGGGAGCTGCATGCGTTGCGGCGCTTGGCCGCGCCGGCGACGATCGGCTCGCTCGACACGTCGGCGGGGCAGGAGGACGTGCAGGCGTTCGCGTGGGCGGCCGGGGCCGAGCTGGAAACGGCGATCGAGCACCTGTTCGCCATCACGGCGTGTGAGCTGATCGCCGGTGCGCAGGCGCGGCATCTCGCCGAAGGTGACGGCGCCCAGGGCTTAGCCGGGGCGTACCGCTGGATCGCCGCGACCGTCCCGCCGGTGCTGGTGGACCGTCCGCTGGGGCCGGACGTCGAGCGGCTGGTGGCGGTCTGCCGGGAGACCTACCTCGACGACTTGTCGGACCTGGCCTGA
- a CDS encoding ABC transporter permease, with product MNVFTQLGQWLSDPNRWSWTDPAGIPYRTVEHLWFSVLSLLVAAVLTIPAAVWLAHYRRGAFLASSAVNIGRAIPSFGLIILFWFLASRWGADTNFWPLLLALVGLALPPLFTNTYAGVVQLEQETVDAARGTGYREWQIMLKLELPLASPVIVAGARVAFLQLVATVAIGAIVNDGGGLGRYIVDGFAEGAQGYGEIFGGGIAVIILALVCEGIFSLLTRWATPKGLALQNARRES from the coding sequence ATGAACGTCTTCACACAGCTGGGCCAGTGGCTGTCCGATCCGAACCGGTGGAGCTGGACGGACCCGGCCGGCATCCCGTACCGGACGGTCGAGCACCTCTGGTTCTCCGTGCTGTCCCTGCTCGTCGCGGCCGTGCTGACGATCCCGGCGGCCGTCTGGCTCGCGCACTACCGGCGCGGCGCGTTCCTGGCCAGCAGCGCGGTGAACATCGGGCGCGCGATCCCGAGCTTCGGGCTGATCATCCTGTTCTGGTTCCTGGCCAGCCGGTGGGGCGCGGACACGAACTTCTGGCCGCTGCTGCTGGCGCTGGTCGGCCTGGCGCTGCCGCCGCTGTTCACGAACACGTACGCGGGCGTCGTCCAGCTGGAGCAGGAAACGGTGGACGCCGCGCGCGGCACCGGCTACCGCGAGTGGCAGATCATGCTGAAACTGGAGCTGCCGCTGGCGTCGCCGGTGATCGTGGCGGGCGCGCGCGTGGCCTTCCTGCAGCTCGTGGCCACCGTCGCGATCGGCGCCATCGTGAACGACGGCGGCGGCCTCGGCCGGTACATCGTCGACGGTTTCGCCGAAGGCGCGCAGGGCTACGGCGAGATCTTCGGCGGCGGCATCGCCGTGATCATCCTGGCTTTGGTGTGCGAGGGCATTTTCTCGCTACTGACGCGCTGGGCCACGCCGAAGGGCCTCGCCCTGCAGAACGCGCGCCGCGAGTCCTGA